One window of Methylococcus sp. EFPC2 genomic DNA carries:
- a CDS encoding ABC transporter ATP-binding protein, translating to MRAANSIITVESLCKWVDTADGRLDILTSLDLAINAGETLAIVGASGSGKSTLLGLLAGLDLPSSGTVHLCGTSLSALNEDGRAALRARHVGFVFQSFQLLGHLTALENVMLPLELAGERDAREPARAMLERVGLGHRLKHYPRQLSGGEQQRVALARAFVTAPPILFADEPTGNLDSRTGAHVIDLLFELNRERGATLVLVTHDQALADSCARTVRLDGGRIVN from the coding sequence ATGCGCGCAGCAAACTCTATCATCACTGTCGAATCTCTTTGCAAATGGGTGGACACGGCCGACGGCCGCCTGGACATACTGACATCGCTGGACTTGGCGATCAACGCGGGCGAGACCCTGGCCATCGTCGGCGCGTCGGGCTCGGGGAAATCCACCCTACTAGGCCTGCTCGCCGGCCTGGATCTGCCCTCCTCGGGCACCGTGCACCTGTGCGGGACCTCGCTGAGCGCCCTGAACGAGGACGGCCGGGCCGCCCTGCGGGCCCGCCACGTCGGTTTCGTCTTCCAATCCTTTCAACTGCTCGGCCACCTGACCGCGCTGGAAAATGTCATGCTGCCGCTGGAACTGGCCGGCGAGCGCGACGCCCGCGAGCCGGCCCGCGCCATGCTGGAGCGGGTGGGGCTGGGACACCGGCTCAAGCATTATCCCCGCCAGCTCTCCGGCGGCGAGCAGCAGCGGGTGGCCTTGGCGCGCGCCTTCGTCACCGCCCCGCCCATCCTGTTCGCCGACGAGCCCACCGGCAATCTGGACAGCCGCACCGGCGCCCATGTCATCGACCTGTTGTTCGAACTCAACCGCGAACGGGGCGCCACCCTGGTGCTGGTCACGCACGACCAGGCGCTGGCCGACAGCTGCGCGCGCACCGTGCGGCTGGATGGTGGACGCATCGTGAACTGA
- a CDS encoding arylesterase yields MVLGDSISAGYGLENPEANGWVGLLRARLAAEGKGHEVVNASIPGDTSAGGLTRVGPLLERHRPIVLILELGANDGLRGLQPARLEDNLSAILERARKAGVKPLLLGMRIPPNYGKRYNELFEAAFPDVAQRNGIPWVPFLLDGVGGRADLMQGDGLHPNRTAQPILLENVWQKLKPLL; encoded by the coding sequence TTGGTTCTGGGCGATAGTATCAGTGCCGGTTATGGATTGGAAAACCCGGAAGCCAACGGCTGGGTCGGCTTGCTGCGCGCACGGTTGGCCGCCGAGGGCAAAGGCCATGAAGTCGTCAACGCCAGCATCCCGGGCGACACCAGCGCGGGCGGCTTGACGCGGGTCGGGCCGCTGCTGGAGCGCCATCGTCCCATCGTGCTGATCCTCGAACTGGGCGCCAACGACGGCCTGCGCGGCCTGCAGCCGGCCAGGCTGGAAGACAACCTGAGCGCCATCCTGGAGCGGGCCCGGAAGGCGGGCGTCAAGCCGCTGCTCTTAGGGATGCGCATCCCGCCCAATTACGGCAAGCGCTACAACGAGCTGTTCGAGGCCGCTTTTCCCGATGTCGCCCAGCGCAATGGCATTCCTTGGGTCCCGTTCCTGCTCGACGGCGTCGGCGGGCGCGCCGACCTGATGCAGGGCGACGGCCTGCACCCCAACCGGACCGCCCAGCCCATCCTGCTGGAGAACGTCTGGCAAAAGCTCAAGCCGCTGCTTTAA
- a CDS encoding isochorismatase family protein, whose amino-acid sequence MPLCRAAHSQLLLVDLQTRLFAAMAEEDRNAVLSVAGILARAASALAIPVSYTEQYPRGLGPTEPGLLTVLPDGALRFEKTGFSCCAADGLEHTLKSVDRRQIVIVGQETHVCVLQTAFDLQKSGYQVFVVEDGVCSRKPAHKRNALERMARGGIVVTNVESVLFEWLGDAAHPQFKALSALIR is encoded by the coding sequence ATGCCGCTATGCCGCGCCGCGCACAGCCAGCTGCTGCTGGTCGATCTGCAGACCCGCTTGTTCGCCGCCATGGCCGAGGAGGACCGCAATGCCGTGCTGAGCGTCGCCGGCATTCTTGCCCGGGCCGCCTCGGCCCTGGCCATCCCGGTTTCCTACACCGAGCAGTACCCCAGGGGCTTGGGGCCGACCGAGCCCGGCCTTCTCACGGTCTTGCCGGACGGCGCCTTGCGTTTCGAGAAAACCGGTTTTTCCTGCTGCGCCGCCGACGGTCTGGAGCACACGCTGAAAAGCGTGGATCGCCGGCAGATCGTGATCGTCGGACAGGAAACCCATGTCTGCGTGCTGCAGACCGCGTTCGACTTGCAGAAATCCGGCTACCAGGTTTTCGTCGTCGAAGACGGCGTCTGTTCCCGCAAGCCTGCGCACAAACGCAACGCCCTGGAGCGCATGGCGCGGGGCGGTATCGTCGTGACCAACGTCGAATCGGTGTTGTTCGAATGGCTGGGCGATGCCGCCCATCCCCAGTTCAAGGCCTTGTCGGCCTTGATCCGCTGA
- a CDS encoding HopJ type III effector protein, with amino-acid sequence MALDNFLARVKRGEHVTFQDTIAVISAHYAYTPTRFVNGGVVNEAGQNEGSCKLFYFARLHELSQAETLGLFGDYYRKDVLENPEGSDHANIRSFIRHGWAGIAYDETALARLV; translated from the coding sequence ATGGCTCTGGATAATTTCTTGGCCCGCGTCAAACGCGGCGAGCATGTGACCTTCCAGGACACGATCGCGGTCATCTCCGCCCATTACGCCTACACGCCCACCCGTTTCGTCAACGGCGGGGTGGTCAACGAAGCCGGGCAGAACGAAGGCTCCTGCAAGCTCTTCTATTTCGCCAGGCTCCATGAGCTCTCGCAGGCCGAAACCTTGGGCTTGTTCGGCGACTATTACCGCAAGGACGTGCTGGAAAACCCCGAGGGAAGCGATCACGCCAATATCCGCTCGTTCATCCGGCACGGCTGGGCGGGGATCGCCTACGACGAAACCGCATTGGCGCGGCTCGTGTGA
- a CDS encoding peptide MFS transporter — protein sequence MERKTLLGHPPGLFVLFFTEMWERFSFYGMRSLLVLYMTQHLIAAAQSGSSPVIGFEGLKNVLEALFGPLAVQPLASQIYGLYTGFVYFTPLFGGLLADRLLGPRNTVVLGAVLMALGHFLMAFEAGFLLALLLLILGNGCFKPNISTQVGGLYPPGDPRRDGAYTVFYMGINLGSFFSPLVCGTLGQIYGWHYGFAAAGVGMLAGLFIYLAGQKYLRVEGESGGPKPASDTQPLSGADWKAVGGLIVLAVLNIVFWAVYEQQGNTLQLFADSDVDRHIFGWEMPSTWFQSLNPAFILLFAPVLAGLSRFLAGHGRDPGSIGKMALGSALLGASFLILIAALAGTGGGNKMALGWLVLCTLVYTLGELYLSPIGLSLVSKLAPARLLGLLMGMWFLSSFFGNYLSGYIGSFYERMPRESFFLLLAALGIGMGLAIFALKSPLKKAVGDA from the coding sequence ATGGAACGGAAAACCCTGCTCGGCCATCCGCCCGGCCTTTTCGTCCTGTTCTTCACCGAGATGTGGGAGCGCTTTTCATTCTACGGCATGCGCTCCCTGCTGGTGCTCTACATGACCCAGCACCTGATCGCGGCGGCGCAGTCCGGTTCTTCCCCGGTGATAGGCTTCGAGGGGCTCAAGAACGTGCTGGAGGCGCTGTTCGGCCCGCTCGCGGTCCAGCCCCTGGCCTCGCAGATTTATGGCTTGTACACGGGCTTCGTGTATTTCACTCCGCTGTTCGGCGGCCTGCTCGCCGACCGGCTGCTGGGGCCGCGCAACACCGTGGTGCTGGGCGCGGTCCTGATGGCCTTGGGCCATTTCCTCATGGCTTTCGAGGCCGGATTCCTGCTGGCGCTGTTGCTGTTGATCCTGGGCAACGGCTGTTTCAAGCCCAACATCTCCACTCAGGTCGGTGGCCTCTATCCGCCGGGCGACCCCCGCCGCGACGGGGCTTACACAGTCTTCTACATGGGCATCAACCTAGGCTCATTCTTTTCGCCTCTGGTCTGCGGCACCCTGGGCCAGATCTACGGCTGGCATTACGGCTTCGCCGCCGCGGGCGTCGGCATGCTGGCCGGGTTGTTCATCTATCTCGCCGGGCAGAAATATCTGCGGGTGGAGGGGGAGTCGGGCGGCCCGAAACCAGCCTCCGACACCCAGCCCCTGAGCGGAGCGGACTGGAAGGCGGTCGGCGGCCTGATCGTCCTGGCCGTGCTCAACATCGTGTTCTGGGCCGTCTACGAGCAGCAGGGCAACACCTTGCAATTGTTCGCCGACAGCGATGTCGACCGGCATATCTTCGGCTGGGAAATGCCCTCGACCTGGTTTCAATCCCTGAACCCCGCCTTCATCCTGCTGTTCGCCCCGGTTCTGGCCGGGCTGTCCCGCTTCCTCGCCGGCCACGGCCGCGATCCCGGCAGCATAGGCAAAATGGCGCTGGGCTCGGCCCTGCTGGGCGCGTCCTTTCTGATACTCATCGCGGCCCTGGCGGGCACGGGTGGGGGAAACAAGATGGCGCTCGGATGGCTGGTGCTCTGCACCCTGGTCTACACCCTGGGCGAGCTTTATCTCTCCCCCATAGGCCTGTCCCTGGTCAGCAAGCTGGCGCCGGCCCGTTTGCTGGGCCTGTTGATGGGGATGTGGTTTCTGTCGTCCTTCTTCGGCAATTATCTTTCCGGCTACATCGGCAGTTTTTATGAGCGCATGCCCAGGGAAAGCTTCTTCCTCCTCCTGGCTGCGCTGGGTATAGGCATGGGTTTGGCGATATTCGCCCTCAAGTCGCCGCTCAAGAAAGCCGTCGGCGACGCCTGA
- a CDS encoding SDR family oxidoreductase codes for MNGKAVLISGCSSGIGRCAAEILKARGYRVFASARLHKDVDRLKAEGYEAVWLDLRDSDSIRSAVAQVLDATEGRLYGLFNNAAYGQPGAVEDLSREVLREQFETNLFGTHELTNCVIPVMRAQGEGRIVQNSSVLGFVAMPYRGAYNASKYALEGLTDTLRLELKGSGVHVSLIEPGPILSRFRENAHAAYKKNIEPENSVHRATYQAMEARLVKQGPAAPFTLGPEAVVKRLIHALEAGRPRARYYVTFPTYLFGTLKRLLPDSVLDRMLGRIN; via the coding sequence ATGAACGGCAAGGCGGTGTTGATAAGCGGATGTTCCTCCGGCATCGGGCGGTGCGCGGCGGAAATCCTGAAGGCGCGGGGCTACCGGGTGTTCGCCTCGGCGCGCCTGCACAAGGACGTGGACCGGCTGAAGGCGGAGGGTTATGAAGCGGTTTGGTTGGACTTGCGCGATTCGGATTCCATCCGTTCGGCGGTGGCGCAGGTGCTGGACGCCACCGAAGGCCGTTTGTACGGCCTGTTCAACAACGCCGCCTACGGCCAGCCGGGCGCCGTGGAAGACCTGAGCCGCGAGGTGCTGCGCGAACAGTTCGAAACCAATCTGTTCGGCACCCACGAACTGACCAACTGCGTCATCCCGGTGATGCGCGCCCAGGGCGAAGGCCGCATCGTGCAGAACAGCTCGGTGCTGGGCTTCGTCGCCATGCCCTACCGCGGTGCGTACAACGCCAGCAAATATGCCCTGGAGGGCCTGACCGACACCTTGCGGCTGGAATTGAAGGGCAGCGGCGTCCACGTCTCGCTGATCGAGCCCGGCCCCATCCTCAGCCGTTTCCGCGAAAACGCCCACGCCGCCTACAAGAAGAACATCGAGCCCGAGAACAGCGTGCATCGCGCGACCTACCAGGCCATGGAAGCGCGGCTGGTCAAGCAAGGGCCGGCGGCGCCCTTCACCCTGGGTCCCGAGGCGGTGGTGAAGCGGCTGATTCATGCCCTGGAAGCCGGGCGGCCCAGGGCGCGCTATTACGTCACCTTCCCGACCTATTTATTCGGCACGCTCAAGCGCCTGCTTCCGGACAGCGTCCTGGACCGCATGCTGGGGCGCATCAACTGA